The Flavobacterium galactosidilyticum nucleotide sequence AATAGTGAATATTTGCTAGAGCCTAAAGGAGTCAATCTCTGTGCCAAAATAGAATCTTTAAAACCTGATTTGGAGTAAAAAGATTATTCGTTGGACTGTAAAAGAAGACTGATGATATTCAAAAGTCCTCCTGATTAGTAAAAAATATTAAGTTTAAATTTATAAACTGTAACAAAAGCATATATTGTAAGTCTATATAAGAAATCACCAGCAACTGTTTGAGTTTAGAACAACATAATATCGAGGATCTGATTTTGCTTTGTAAGCAAAAAAATCAAAAAGCACAATGCGAAATTTATAATCGCTATGCTAAGGCGATGTATAATGTCTCCTATCGAATTGTTAAAGATGCGCATTTTGCAGAAGATGTTATGCAAGAAGGTTTTTTAAAAGCGTTCAATAAAATAAATGATTTCAAAGAAGAAGTAGCTTTTGGCGCGTGGTTAAAGAGGATAATCGTTAATGGAAGCATAGATTTTTATAAAAAAAACAATCTATTCAAAGTAGAAGATTTTAATGCTGCGTTACACAAAACTGAAGATGTAATTCTAAATGATACAGATGACAATAATTTCAATGAACTAAAAGTAAAGCAAATACTTGAAACCATTAATTCCTTAAAATACAATTATCGAATGGTTTTAACACTATTTTACATTGAAGGATATGACTCAGAAGAAATTAGTGAAATTTTAAATATTAGCTACGCTAATTGCAGAACGACATTAAGCAGAGCAAAAGATTGTTTAAGAAAAAAACTAGAGGAACTATGAAAAATGAAAATGAAAAACTAGATAATTTATTCCAAAAACTGGAGCATGATTGGGATACTGAAGAAATTGAATTTAAGCATGAACAACGATTTTTAGATAGATTGAATTCAAATAAGCCATCAAAAAAATACTTTCTAGCTATAGCAATCGCAGCTTCAGTAATACTTTTTATTGGAATATCTTTATTGCATAGAACTGAAGTTAAAGAAAATGAATTTCACTTTGCTTCAAAAGAAACCCAGCAAACCGATTCTATTTTTACTGTTTTAATAGAAAAAGAATTGGAAAAAATAAACGAAAAGAAATCTCCTGAAAACAAAAAAATTATCACTGACGCGCTAAAGCAAATGAAAGTT carries:
- a CDS encoding RNA polymerase sigma factor gives rise to the protein MSLEQHNIEDLILLCKQKNQKAQCEIYNRYAKAMYNVSYRIVKDAHFAEDVMQEGFLKAFNKINDFKEEVAFGAWLKRIIVNGSIDFYKKNNLFKVEDFNAALHKTEDVILNDTDDNNFNELKVKQILETINSLKYNYRMVLTLFYIEGYDSEEISEILNISYANCRTTLSRAKDCLRKKLEEL
- a CDS encoding anti-sigma factor produces the protein MKNENEKLDNLFQKLEHDWDTEEIEFKHEQRFLDRLNSNKPSKKYFLAIAIAASVILFIGISLLHRTEVKENEFHFASKETQQTDSIFTVLIEKELEKINEKKSPENKKIITDALKQMKVLDQDYEKIIKELETNGESKQIIYAMISNLQTRISFLQTVLEHIEENEQAIQLPNEKTI